The Castanea sativa cultivar Marrone di Chiusa Pesio chromosome 11, ASM4071231v1 genome contains a region encoding:
- the LOC142615562 gene encoding F-box/kelch-repeat protein At3g23880-like — protein sequence MSQTREPPILRRRKNDLPHDIVLNILTRLPAKSLIRFRCVSKTWDSSITTSYFISTHLNNLAHNHDNGDGDGDGDGYIIYMPWDTNSSNRAVCTVAFDRTFDRIAEIEIPFDFTTGRAQIVGSCNGLLCLADIGKLTTSKIFIYLWNPSIKKFKRLPDSCLGQLGLVQLSCVTLGFAYHPENNDYKVVRISSYPGMKPHLTDQVEVYTLSSDSWRKVGMSLRANVMVYVNNFPSPMPVVSGALHWMARVVEDECKSDMIVSFDVNSEKFRLLGMPDGSKSIVRFQTCLASLKGKLAFLTFGQSERDYHYSMWVMREYGVLESWNQLFVVPLERISACIGFTMCGWLLIHSVESNYQAVKFVLVDTETLHEKDFDIQQPSCVATFMESLALLDGANTVSY from the coding sequence ATGTCACAAACGAGGGAACCACCAATACTCCGACGAAGGAAGAATGATCTCCCACACGACATTGTACTCAACATCCTGACAAGGCTGCCTGCCAAATCACTCATAAGATTCAGGTGCGTTTCCAAAACCTGGGACTCCTCAATAACCACCTCCTACTTCATCTCAACCCACCTTAATAACTTAGCTCATAATCATGAtaatggtgatggtgatggtgatggtgatggttaTATCATATACATGCCATGGGATACAAATTCTTCTAACAGAGCAGTCTGTACGGTCGCTTTCGACCGCACCTTTGATAGGATAGCCGAGATTGAAATTCCCTTTGATTTTACTACTGGGCGTGCCCAAATAGTCGGTTCCTGCAATGGGTTATTGTGTCTTGCTGATATTGGAAAGCTTACCACttccaaaatttttatatatttgtggaaccccagcattaaaaaattcaagagGTTGCCTGATTCTTGCTTAGGACAGTTGGGTTTGGTACAGTTGAGTTGTGTTACACTCGGATTTGCATATCATCCGGAGAACAATGACTACAAGGTTGTGAGGATTTCGAGTTATCCTGGGATGAAACCGCATCTCACTGATCAGGTTGAGGTGTACACATTAAGTTCGGATTCATGGAGAAAGGTTGGAATGTCATTGAGAGCCAATGTTATGGTGTATGTTAATAATTTTCCTTCGCCAATGCCAGTGGTTAGTGGAGCTTTGCACTGGATGGCACGTGTGGTAGAAGACGAGTGCAAGAGTGATATGATTGTGTCATTTGATGTCAATAGTGAGAAATTTAGACTGTTAGGAATGCCTGATGGTTCTAAGTCAATAGTGAGGTTTCAGACATGTCTTGCATCACTCAAGGGGAAACTGGCTTTCCTTACATTTGGACAAAGTGAACGTGACTACCACTACTCCATGTGGGTGATGAGGGAGTATGGCGTGCTTGAGTCTTGGAATCAACTTTTTGTTGTACCACTTGAGAGAATATCTGCTTGCATTGGCTTCACCATGTGTGGTTGGCTTTTGATTCACTCCGTTGAGTCCAACTATCAAGCAGTGAAGTTTGTTTTAGTTGACACTGAAACTCTACATGAGAAGGATTTTGATATCCAACAACCTTCATGTGTAGCTACTTTCATGGAGAGCCTTGCTTTACTTGATGGAGCAAACACAGTGTCTTACTAA
- the LOC142617850 gene encoding uncharacterized protein LOC142617850 encodes MAPKRSLNVVSTAVKATRKVVEKEIVQVEVVQIQSVQRPTRGAKGKKKEGVTLSAQETPRTNAFEDKSEQENQSVKEKEKPTKEKKIRKRKRSGEGYKRYVFMVLKQVHPGMGISSKAMTIFNNLMNDIFERLASEAAKLSKYTGRMTLSSREIQGAVRLVLPGELGKHANSEGTKAVTTYISNNNNTKS; translated from the coding sequence atggctCCAAAGCGTTCGCTTAATGTGGTAAGCACTGCGGTGAAGGCCACCAGAAAAGTTGTGGAAAAAGAAATTGTGCAAGTCGAAGTGGTTCAAATTCAAAGCGTCCAAAGGCCAACTCGAGGAGCCAAAggtaagaaaaaagaaggggTTACACTTTCAGCTCAGGAGACTCCAAGAACAAATGCTTTTGAAGACAAATCAGAACAAGAAAACCAATCagtgaaagagaaagagaaacccaccaaagagaagaagataaggaagaggaagagaagtGGAGAAGGGTATAAGAGGTACGTGTTTATGGTATTGAAGCAGGTTCATCCAGGAATGGGAATATCGTCTAAGGCGATGACTATTTTCAATAATCTGATGAACGACATATTCGAGAGGCTTGCAAGCGAGGCAGCGAAGCTGTCTAAGTACACGGGGCGAATGACATTGTCGtcgagagagattcaaggggcAGTAAGATTGGTATTGCCTGGTGAGCTTGGGAAACATGCCAATTCTGAGGGGACCAAGGCTGTGACTACCTATAtctccaacaacaacaatacaAAGTCTTAG